The proteins below are encoded in one region of Ornithinimicrobium avium:
- a CDS encoding 2Fe-2S iron-sulfur cluster-binding protein yields the protein MAQSPSRTAEGGVVERSSTLTITVDGQQLAAHPGDTVASALLASGRVRVGDSIYRGRPRGVLTADADEPNAFVRVHGAGGGTHESMLPATQVEVRDGLEVTFEDGIGVLDPTPDTALYDAVNVHCDVLVVGAGPTGLSAALAAAATGARVVLAEREPLLGGRLLSHPGEQVEGVPAPAWVGQAQEELAAAGVSVLTRTTVVGSYDSNYLLALERRTDHLDPATVPAGISRQRVWRITAGRVVLATGATERPLVLAGNDLPGVMLASAVSTYLGRFGVLPGQQAVVATTNDSAYATARELAHAGAEVRVVDARATASEVAAAAQSEGLEVLLSHVVVQVEGDERVASVVVAPLGEDGEPSGSTKTLPADLLAVSGGWSPTVHLHSQRRGATTWVSDLGGFVAVPDVRDQAPAGALRGTYATDLCIQEGAGAGRWAAGGQEPVGDGVGEAARQQACGPVRELWAVASPDGSWDTHFLDLHRDNTVADVLRSLGAGMRNIEHVKRYTSIGTGAEQGKTGNVVTSGLVARLLAHDGAEGVQGLGRPTGPGDIGTTTYRAPYTPVAFAALAGRHRGDLLDAARHTAVHPWHVQQGALFEDVGQWKRPWYYPQDGEDLHAAVARECRAVRENVGFMDASTLGKIEIRGADAAEFINRLYTNAFLQLPVGKGRYGMMCSADGMVFDDGVTLRLAEDRFFMTTTTGGAAKVLDWLEEWSQTEWPELDVTCTSVTEQWTTIAVAGPRSRDVVARVAPDLDVSKEGFGFMELRHTTLADGIDARICRITFSGELAFEINVPSWYGLATWELVAAAGADLGITPYGTETMHVLRAEKAFPIVGHDTDGTVTPQDLGMGWIVSKKKKDFVGMRSHQRLSHADADRKQWVSVHAVDGSTFLPEGTQLVEAGTPLTPAEGPVPMVGWVTSSYHSQALGRPFALALVKSGQDRVGERISAVVAGAPVECEIADTVVYDKEGARRDG from the coding sequence ATGGCCCAGTCACCGAGCCGCACCGCCGAGGGCGGCGTGGTCGAGCGCAGCAGCACGCTGACCATCACCGTCGACGGCCAGCAGCTGGCGGCCCACCCGGGAGACACCGTCGCCTCCGCCCTGCTGGCGTCCGGCCGTGTGCGCGTGGGCGACTCGATCTACCGGGGCCGCCCGCGCGGCGTGCTCACCGCCGACGCCGACGAGCCCAACGCCTTCGTCCGGGTCCACGGTGCCGGCGGCGGGACGCACGAGTCGATGCTGCCCGCCACCCAGGTCGAGGTGCGCGACGGGCTGGAGGTCACCTTCGAGGACGGCATCGGCGTGCTCGACCCGACCCCGGACACCGCCCTCTACGACGCCGTCAACGTGCACTGCGACGTCCTGGTCGTCGGTGCCGGGCCGACCGGTCTGTCGGCCGCCCTGGCGGCCGCGGCGACCGGCGCCCGCGTGGTCCTGGCCGAGCGCGAGCCGCTGCTCGGCGGCCGGCTGCTCTCGCACCCCGGCGAGCAGGTCGAGGGCGTCCCCGCCCCGGCGTGGGTCGGCCAGGCGCAGGAAGAGCTCGCGGCGGCCGGGGTGAGCGTGCTCACCCGGACCACCGTCGTCGGCTCCTACGACAGCAACTACCTGCTCGCGCTGGAACGGCGCACCGACCACCTCGACCCGGCCACGGTGCCGGCCGGCATCTCCCGCCAGCGGGTATGGCGCATCACCGCCGGTCGGGTGGTCCTCGCCACCGGCGCCACCGAGCGCCCCCTCGTCCTGGCCGGCAACGACCTACCAGGAGTCATGCTCGCCTCGGCGGTCTCGACCTACCTGGGCCGCTTCGGCGTGCTCCCCGGGCAGCAGGCCGTCGTGGCCACCACCAACGACAGCGCCTACGCGACCGCCCGGGAGCTGGCGCACGCCGGTGCCGAGGTGCGCGTCGTCGACGCGCGGGCCACGGCCAGCGAGGTGGCGGCGGCGGCGCAGAGCGAGGGTCTGGAGGTCCTGCTCAGCCACGTGGTCGTGCAGGTCGAGGGCGATGAGCGCGTCGCCTCGGTCGTCGTGGCGCCGCTGGGCGAGGACGGCGAGCCGTCCGGGTCCACAAAGACGCTGCCGGCCGACCTGCTCGCCGTCTCGGGCGGCTGGTCCCCGACCGTGCACCTGCACTCCCAGCGCCGTGGCGCGACCACCTGGGTCAGCGACCTGGGCGGCTTCGTCGCGGTGCCGGACGTCCGAGACCAGGCCCCGGCAGGTGCTCTCCGGGGGACCTACGCCACCGACCTGTGCATCCAGGAGGGTGCCGGGGCGGGGCGCTGGGCAGCCGGCGGCCAGGAGCCCGTCGGCGACGGCGTGGGCGAGGCCGCGCGGCAGCAGGCGTGCGGCCCGGTCCGCGAGCTGTGGGCCGTGGCGTCCCCGGACGGGTCCTGGGACACCCACTTCCTCGACCTGCACCGGGACAACACCGTCGCCGACGTGCTCCGGTCGCTGGGCGCCGGTATGCGCAACATCGAGCACGTCAAGCGCTACACCTCGATCGGGACCGGTGCCGAGCAGGGCAAGACCGGCAACGTGGTCACCAGCGGCCTGGTCGCCAGGCTGCTCGCCCACGACGGAGCCGAGGGCGTGCAGGGCCTGGGCCGGCCGACCGGTCCCGGCGACATCGGCACCACCACCTACCGTGCTCCCTACACGCCGGTCGCCTTCGCGGCCCTCGCCGGCCGGCACCGCGGCGACCTCCTCGACGCAGCCCGGCACACCGCGGTCCACCCCTGGCACGTGCAGCAGGGTGCGCTCTTCGAGGACGTGGGTCAGTGGAAGCGGCCCTGGTACTACCCGCAGGACGGTGAGGACCTCCACGCCGCGGTCGCGCGCGAGTGCCGCGCGGTGCGGGAGAACGTCGGCTTCATGGACGCCTCCACCCTGGGCAAGATCGAGATCCGCGGTGCCGACGCCGCCGAGTTCATCAACCGCCTCTACACCAACGCCTTCCTGCAGCTGCCGGTGGGCAAGGGTCGCTACGGCATGATGTGCAGCGCCGACGGCATGGTCTTCGACGACGGTGTCACGCTACGGCTGGCCGAGGACCGGTTCTTCATGACGACCACCACCGGCGGCGCCGCGAAGGTGCTGGACTGGTTGGAGGAGTGGAGCCAGACCGAGTGGCCCGAGCTCGACGTCACCTGCACCTCGGTGACCGAGCAGTGGACGACGATCGCCGTGGCCGGGCCCCGGTCCCGCGACGTGGTCGCCCGGGTGGCCCCGGACCTCGACGTGTCCAAGGAGGGCTTCGGCTTCATGGAGCTGCGCCACACCACCCTGGCCGACGGGATCGACGCCCGCATCTGCCGGATCACCTTCTCCGGCGAGCTGGCCTTCGAGATCAACGTGCCCAGCTGGTACGGCCTGGCGACCTGGGAGCTGGTCGCCGCGGCCGGGGCCGACCTGGGCATCACGCCCTACGGCACCGAGACCATGCACGTGCTGCGGGCGGAGAAGGCCTTCCCGATCGTGGGGCACGACACCGACGGCACCGTCACGCCGCAGGACCTGGGCATGGGCTGGATCGTGTCCAAGAAGAAGAAGGACTTCGTCGGTATGCGGTCCCACCAGCGGCTCTCGCACGCCGACGCGGACCGCAAGCAGTGGGTCAGCGTGCACGCCGTGGACGGTTCGACCTTCCTGCCCGAGGGCACCCAGCTGGTCGAGGCGGGCACCCCGCTCACCCCTGCGGAGGGTCCGGTGCCGATGGTCGGCTGGGTCACCTCCAGCTATCACAGCCAGGCGCTGGGTCGTCCCTTCGCGCTGGCGCTGGTCAAGAGCGGGCAGGACCGGGTCGGTGAGCGCATCAGCGCCGTCGTCGCCGGCGCACCCGTCGAGTGCGAGATCGCCGACACGGTGGTCTACGACAAGGAAGGAGCTCGCCGCGATGGCTGA
- a CDS encoding sarcosine oxidase subunit delta, which yields MLILTCPHCGPRHEQEFHYGRQAHVAYPDDPSALSDAQWARYLFHRANPRGPHAERWVHSAGCRKWFNVVRDTLTNEISAVYPAGAQPPAEHADLVPAPVVPDVPASTTTEQTKEA from the coding sequence ATGCTCATCCTCACCTGCCCCCACTGCGGACCCCGCCACGAGCAGGAGTTCCACTACGGCCGCCAGGCCCACGTGGCCTACCCCGACGACCCGTCCGCGCTGTCCGACGCGCAGTGGGCGCGCTACCTGTTCCACCGCGCCAACCCCCGCGGCCCCCACGCAGAGCGCTGGGTGCACAGCGCCGGGTGCCGCAAGTGGTTCAACGTCGTGCGCGACACCCTCACCAACGAGATCTCCGCGGTCTACCCGGCAGGCGCGCAGCCGCCCGCCGAGCACGCCGACCTCGTTCCCGCGCCGGTCGTCCCCGACGTCCCGGCCAGCACCACCACCGAGCAGACGAAGGAGGCCTGA
- a CDS encoding sarcosine oxidase subunit beta family protein codes for MSFDPRALPEHPDFLWANPEPKSSYDVVIVGGGGHGLATAYYLAARHGITNVAVVERGWLGGGNMARNTTIIRSNYLWDESSAMYEAALKLWEGMEEELGYDVFFSQRGVLNLAHSLQDVRESVRRVEANRLNGVDAEFLDADGVREVCPIVNTDNLRYPVLGATYQPRAGIAKHDWVAWAYARRAAELGVDLIQDCEVTGFVKDGNRVVGVETTQGRINAGRVALCVAGSTSPLAELAGIEVPIQSHPLQALVSELFEPVHPTVVMSNHIHVYVSQAHKGELVMGAGVDQYTGYGQRGSFHVIEEQMAAAVELFPIFARAHVLRTWGGIVDVTMDASPIMGTTPVDDLFVNAGWGTGGFKAVPAAGLAYAHTLATGEPHELNAPFSLERFETGALIDEHGAAAVAH; via the coding sequence ATGAGCTTCGACCCCCGGGCACTGCCCGAGCACCCCGACTTCCTCTGGGCCAACCCCGAGCCGAAGAGCTCCTACGACGTCGTCATCGTCGGCGGTGGTGGGCACGGGCTCGCGACCGCCTACTACCTGGCCGCGCGGCACGGCATCACCAACGTGGCCGTGGTCGAGCGCGGCTGGCTCGGCGGCGGCAACATGGCCCGCAACACCACGATCATCCGCTCCAACTACCTGTGGGACGAGTCCTCGGCCATGTACGAGGCGGCGCTGAAGCTCTGGGAGGGGATGGAGGAGGAGCTGGGCTACGACGTCTTCTTCTCCCAGCGCGGCGTGCTCAACCTGGCGCACAGCCTGCAGGACGTGCGCGAGTCGGTCCGCCGCGTCGAGGCCAACCGGCTCAACGGCGTGGACGCGGAGTTCCTCGACGCCGACGGCGTCCGGGAGGTCTGCCCGATCGTCAACACCGACAACCTGCGCTACCCGGTGCTCGGTGCGACCTACCAGCCACGCGCCGGGATCGCCAAGCACGACTGGGTCGCGTGGGCCTACGCCCGCCGCGCCGCCGAGCTCGGCGTCGACCTGATCCAGGACTGCGAGGTCACCGGGTTCGTCAAGGACGGCAACCGGGTCGTCGGCGTGGAGACCACGCAGGGCCGGATCAACGCCGGTCGGGTCGCCCTGTGCGTGGCCGGCAGCACCTCCCCGCTGGCCGAGCTGGCCGGCATCGAGGTGCCCATCCAGTCCCACCCCCTCCAGGCGCTGGTCTCCGAGCTGTTCGAGCCGGTGCACCCCACGGTCGTGATGTCCAACCACATCCACGTCTACGTCTCCCAGGCGCACAAGGGCGAGCTGGTCATGGGTGCCGGGGTGGACCAGTACACCGGCTACGGCCAGCGGGGCTCCTTCCACGTCATCGAGGAGCAGATGGCCGCGGCGGTCGAGCTGTTCCCGATCTTCGCCCGGGCCCACGTCCTGCGCACCTGGGGCGGCATCGTCGACGTGACCATGGACGCCAGCCCGATCATGGGCACCACCCCGGTGGACGACCTGTTCGTCAACGCCGGCTGGGGGACCGGCGGCTTCAAGGCAGTCCCGGCCGCCGGGCTGGCCTACGCCCACACCCTGGCCACCGGTGAGCCGCACGAGCTCAACGCACCCTTCAGCCTCGAGCGCTTCGAGACCGGCGCTCTCATCGACGAGCACGGCGCCGCCGCGGTCGCCCACTGA
- the glyA gene encoding serine hydroxymethyltransferase yields the protein MTLAADVSLATDLATLDPEIAEAIGLEADRQEQTLEMIASENFAPVAVLQAQGSVLTNKYAEGYPGRRYYGGCEHVDVVEQLAIDRAKALFGAEHANVQPHSGAQANAAALSTLLQPGDTFMGLSLDHGGHLTHGMKLNFSGKLYNPVPYGVDPQTHLLDMDEVARIARESRPKAIVAGWSAFPRQLDFARFRQIADEVGATLMVDMAHFAGLVAAGLHPSPVPYADVVTTTTHKTLGGPRGGIILCREELARKINSAVFPGQQGGPLEHVIAGKAVALKLAGTEQFVDRARRTLDGAQALAERLLADDVAATGVSLVSGGTDVHLVLVDLRDSELDGRVGEDRLHEVGITINRNTVPFDPRPPMVSSGLRIGTPALATRGFDRPAFEEVADVIAQTLLHDDADTLGEQRRRTRALADRFPLYPTLTDGLS from the coding sequence ATGACACTCGCTGCGGACGTGAGTCTCGCGACCGACCTGGCCACCCTGGACCCGGAGATCGCCGAGGCGATCGGGCTGGAGGCCGACCGCCAGGAACAGACCCTGGAGATGATCGCCTCGGAGAACTTCGCGCCGGTCGCGGTGCTGCAGGCCCAGGGCTCGGTCCTGACCAACAAGTACGCGGAGGGCTACCCGGGGCGCCGCTACTACGGCGGCTGCGAGCACGTCGACGTCGTCGAGCAGCTCGCCATCGACCGCGCCAAGGCGCTCTTCGGTGCCGAGCACGCCAACGTGCAGCCGCACTCCGGCGCCCAGGCCAATGCCGCCGCGCTCTCCACGCTCCTCCAGCCGGGCGACACCTTCATGGGCCTGTCCCTGGACCACGGCGGCCACCTGACCCACGGCATGAAGCTCAACTTCTCGGGCAAGCTCTACAACCCGGTGCCCTACGGCGTCGACCCGCAGACCCACCTGCTGGACATGGACGAGGTCGCCCGGATCGCCCGCGAGTCCAGGCCGAAGGCGATCGTCGCCGGGTGGTCGGCCTTCCCCCGGCAGCTGGACTTCGCCCGCTTCCGGCAGATCGCCGACGAGGTCGGCGCCACGCTGATGGTGGATATGGCCCACTTCGCCGGCCTCGTGGCCGCCGGTCTGCACCCGAGCCCCGTGCCCTACGCCGACGTGGTCACCACGACCACGCACAAGACCCTCGGCGGCCCCCGCGGCGGCATCATCCTGTGCCGCGAGGAGCTGGCCAGGAAGATCAACAGCGCGGTCTTCCCGGGCCAGCAGGGCGGCCCGCTGGAGCACGTCATCGCGGGCAAGGCGGTCGCGCTGAAGCTGGCGGGCACCGAGCAGTTCGTGGACCGCGCCCGCCGGACCCTCGACGGGGCCCAGGCCCTGGCCGAGCGCCTGCTCGCCGACGATGTCGCGGCCACCGGGGTCAGCCTGGTCTCCGGCGGCACCGACGTCCACCTGGTCCTGGTGGACCTGCGCGACAGCGAGCTCGACGGACGGGTCGGGGAGGACCGGCTCCACGAGGTCGGCATCACGATCAACCGCAACACCGTGCCCTTCGACCCCCGCCCGCCGATGGTCTCCTCCGGCCTGCGGATCGGCACCCCGGCGCTGGCCACCCGCGGCTTCGACCGGCCGGCCTTCGAGGAGGTCGCCGACGTCATCGCCCAGACGTTGCTCCACGACGACGCCGACACGCTCGGCGAACAGCGCCGGCGCACCCGCGCACTCGCGGACCGCTTCCCCCTCTACCCCACCCTCACGGACGGTCTGTCATGA
- a CDS encoding GntR family transcriptional regulator: MGPDTLSATAARPDLSMAQQAYLQLRERLVMLDITPGEPLNEQALAAELQVGRTPLREAIKRLETEHFLVTFARRGTFATRVDPTALAEISEVRQALEPLAARRAARLADRSGREDLEAIRTALLALDRTSTPRRHMEMDVQVHTTIYALARNSHLESSLTHFLFLAMRIWSAAVRRLEDVSSHVAEHVRLIDAVATGDEDLAARLMLEHMEHFEDAIRRVL, from the coding sequence TTGGGTCCCGACACCCTCAGCGCCACCGCCGCACGTCCCGACCTGTCGATGGCGCAGCAGGCCTACCTGCAGCTGCGCGAGCGTCTGGTGATGCTCGACATCACGCCCGGGGAACCGCTGAACGAGCAGGCTCTCGCCGCCGAGCTCCAGGTCGGCCGGACCCCGCTGCGCGAGGCGATCAAGCGGCTGGAGACCGAGCACTTCCTGGTGACGTTCGCCCGGCGGGGCACCTTCGCCACCCGCGTGGACCCGACGGCGCTGGCCGAGATCAGCGAGGTGCGGCAGGCGCTGGAGCCGCTGGCGGCCCGCCGCGCCGCCCGGCTGGCCGACCGGTCCGGACGCGAGGACCTGGAGGCGATCCGCACCGCGCTGCTGGCCCTGGACCGGACCAGCACGCCGCGCCGGCACATGGAGATGGACGTCCAGGTCCACACCACGATCTACGCGCTGGCCCGCAACAGCCACCTGGAGAGCTCGCTCACGCACTTCCTCTTCCTGGCGATGCGGATCTGGTCGGCCGCGGTGCGGCGGCTGGAGGACGTCAGCAGCCACGTCGCCGAGCACGTGCGCCTGATCGACGCCGTCGCCACCGGCGACGAGGACCTGGCGGCACGCCTCATGCTCGAGCACATGGAACACTTCGAGGACGCCATCCGGCGGGTGCTGTAG
- a CDS encoding enoyl-CoA hydratase/isomerase family protein: MPGPATDTGTVRVERTELGETLVLDHPARRNALSLSMWRQLGALVRDLPPGAAPLYVVGTGGYFCSGADLDALRHARTAPEHAVEFVHAVVRSLLALHLLEREVVAVVEGGAAGGGVEIMAACDRRVAVGAPSLVFPFGQHGMALDGFTRSRLEQLVGPAQTERLVHGRHVVGTEEAVTLGLFDARVDSLAQVLTTGPRRAGTDRRGATTPSYAVGPGGLDDAVLGAAASMLTAFPSHLPRS, translated from the coding sequence GTGCCCGGCCCCGCGACGGACACCGGGACGGTCCGCGTCGAACGCACGGAGCTCGGTGAGACCCTCGTCCTTGACCACCCGGCGCGCCGCAACGCGCTCTCCCTGTCCATGTGGCGCCAGCTCGGCGCCCTCGTCCGCGACCTGCCCCCGGGCGCTGCTCCCCTGTACGTCGTGGGCACCGGCGGCTACTTCTGCTCCGGGGCCGACCTGGACGCCCTGCGGCACGCACGCACCGCACCGGAGCACGCGGTCGAGTTCGTGCACGCGGTGGTCCGCAGCCTGCTCGCCCTCCACCTGCTGGAGCGTGAGGTGGTCGCCGTCGTCGAGGGCGGCGCCGCGGGCGGCGGGGTGGAGATCATGGCCGCCTGCGACCGCCGCGTCGCCGTCGGCGCACCCTCGCTGGTCTTTCCCTTCGGCCAGCACGGGATGGCGCTGGACGGCTTCACGCGGTCCCGGCTGGAGCAGCTCGTCGGGCCAGCACAGACCGAGAGGCTGGTGCACGGCCGGCACGTCGTGGGCACCGAGGAGGCCGTCACGCTCGGCCTGTTCGACGCCCGGGTGGACAGCCTCGCCCAGGTCCTCACCACCGGTCCTCGGCGCGCCGGGACGGACCGCCGGGGGGCGACCACCCCGAGCTATGCGGTGGGGCCCGGCGGCCTCGACGACGCTGTTCTCGGGGCGGCGGCCTCGATGCTGACGGCCTTCCCTTCCCACCTGCCCCGGTCCTGA
- a CDS encoding aldose-1-epimerase, whose amino-acid sequence MSVNGTVTSLAAGDYEARVGAVGATLHGLTHRGRDLVLPTGPAVLGEGYRGRTLVPWPNRVVGGRYAVGGRVLDLPVNERATGAALHGYGAFAPWTVVGSSGAAATLELDLPATYGYPFDVVCRARYVLDDQGLIVTLSGTNEGRDPAPFGIGTHPYLTCGRPVDECTLVVPAGRVLLTDDRSTPTRLVPVDGDLDLRGPSVVGPRVVDNAFTDLPPGEWAVELSHPGVGGVRLSSDAPWVQVFTADPLGRRGAAVEPMTCPPDAFNSDPAGVLLAPGETRTLSLRVGAL is encoded by the coding sequence ATGAGCGTCAACGGGACCGTGACCAGCCTGGCCGCCGGCGACTACGAGGCGCGGGTGGGCGCCGTCGGCGCGACCCTGCACGGGCTGACCCACCGTGGTCGCGACCTCGTCCTGCCGACCGGCCCGGCGGTGCTGGGGGAGGGTTATCGCGGCCGCACGCTCGTCCCGTGGCCCAACCGGGTGGTCGGGGGCAGGTATGCCGTGGGGGGCCGGGTCCTGGACCTCCCGGTCAACGAGCGGGCCACCGGGGCGGCCCTGCACGGCTACGGCGCCTTCGCCCCGTGGACGGTGGTCGGGTCGTCGGGCGCGGCGGCGACGCTGGAGCTGGACCTGCCGGCGACCTACGGCTACCCGTTCGACGTGGTGTGCCGGGCCCGCTACGTGCTCGACGACCAGGGCCTGATCGTCACCCTCAGCGGCACCAACGAGGGTCGCGACCCGGCGCCGTTCGGGATCGGCACCCATCCCTACCTGACCTGCGGCCGACCGGTCGACGAGTGCACGCTCGTGGTCCCCGCCGGGAGGGTCCTGCTCACCGACGACCGCTCGACCCCCACCCGGCTGGTGCCCGTCGACGGCGACCTCGACCTGCGCGGACCGAGCGTGGTCGGCCCGCGGGTGGTCGACAACGCCTTCACCGACCTGCCGCCGGGGGAGTGGGCCGTCGAGCTTTCCCACCCGGGGGTCGGGGGCGTGCGGTTGTCCAGCGACGCCCCGTGGGTGCAGGTCTTTACGGCGGACCCGCTGGGCAGGCGCGGGGCCGCGGTGGAGCCGATGACCTGCCCGCCGGACGCCTTCAACAGCGACCCGGCCGGGGTGCTCCTCGCGCCGGGCGAGACCAGGACCCTGAGCCTGCGCGTCGGCGCCCTCTGA